A single region of the Thunnus maccoyii chromosome 10, fThuMac1.1, whole genome shotgun sequence genome encodes:
- the LOC121905113 gene encoding NACHT, LRR and PYD domains-containing protein 12-like isoform X1 — translation MNECGSEAGSESAQSDRSREYPPDFSMKRKQQQRATEAKKMRKSESRSSSSTISFMSAKSDQSKEYPPDFSTEPRTSRTSSQTASSFQQNPDTLKVFESKAVAIVKQAVKQHKKVLSTKHEGLFKEDEQEDEPPDSPVEFDDETSEAALKIALHVLRKMNEEEHAHTLEQSHYGELGVYQRKLKSSLKTKNENLLEGISAEQCPVPFKDIYTHIYLREGDSGGVNNEHEVRQIEMAFNRQKYSESMIKCEEIFKPLPKQDRPIRTVLTMGIAGIGKTVLTQKFMLDWSEGKANQDILLLFSVPFRELNLLKNKKQSLMELLCNFSSDLKESGIKDLKIYKVLFILDGLDECRLPLDFKGNERCCDATQAASVDALLTNLIAGNLLPEANLWITTRPAAASCIPPQYVDRVTEIRGFNNRQKEQYFHKKIEDENLAKRVIANIRSARSLYIMCHVPVFCWISSIVLGNMCAKAGGGKMPKTLTQMYIHFLAHQTTKKHVKYGEEQELDAQGNNKVIMSLGKLAFQQLEKGNLIFYEEDLRDCGIDVKEASVYSGVFTQVFREEFCMQQKVFCFVHLSVQEFLAALYVHVMYKVSAENLMIGSKQMTQTTPVSELHKAAVDRALQSNNGHLDLFLRFLLGLSLDSSQALLRDLKIQVETCDSQSHEETIRYIKERISLLTHHPEKYINLFHCLNELNDHSLVEEIQSYMESDQDSVMDERSAAQWAALVFVLLTSPEKPEEIQLKKYCRTEESLLRLLPAIKASKSAMLNDCNLTAHCCETLSSTLSSNSNELNHLNLSDNNLQDSGIKLLCNGLKSQHCRLKTLRLNRCSLTQRCCENLASVLSASSPLREFDLSDNDIRDSGVKLLCTGLGNVGCKLETIRLSFCNITEKGCGFLASAVKSNPSHLGELELSYNHLGESGVKLISEALEEGRCEFTKFRVDHNAEHWFTPGLRQYACELTVDTNTAHKLLILSDENRKVSQAQEEQPYPDHLDRFDYWTQVLFQQGLRGRCYWEVEWEGYWAGMGVTYKDIRRKGHDHDCVMGYNGISWGLHCSAHGYRVYHNYKSIVLHVPLAGSRRLAVYLDWEAGILSFYRVSTGGSLTHLHTFHTKFTKPLHPLFKVWGRGSSVRLVK, via the exons ATGAATGAATGTGGATCTGAAGCTGGATCAGAATCTGCTCAGAGTGATCGCTCCAGAGAATATCCTCCAGACTTCAGCATGAAGcgcaaacaacaacaaag AGCCACTGAAGCCAAGAAGATGAGGAAATCTGAGAgtagatcatcatcatcaacaatcAGTTTTATGTCTGCTAAGAGTGATCAATCCAAAGAATATCCTCCAGACTTCAGCACTGAACCCAGAACTTCCAGAACAAG CAGCCAGACGGCATCAAGCTTTCAGCAGAACCCAGACACACTGAAG gTGTTTGAATCCAAAGCTGTGGCCATTGTAAAGCAAGCTGTGAAACAACATAAGAAGGTCCTTTCTACAAAACATGAAGGACTGTTTAAGGAAGACGAGCAGGAGGATGAACCCCCTGATTCGCCGGTTGAGTTTGATGATGAAACAAGTGAAGCAGCTCTGAAGATTGCCCTCCATGTTTTGAGGAAGATGAATGAGGAGGAACATGCTCACACACTTgaacaaa GTCATTATGGAGAACTTGGAGTGTATCAACGCAAACTAAAATCTTCCCTGAAGACGAAAAATGAGAACTTGTTGGAAGGGATAAGTGCAGAGCAATGCCCTGTGCCTTTCaaagacatttacacacatatctACCTGAGAGAGGGGGACAGTGGAGGAGTCAACAATGAACATGAAGTGAGACAAATTGAGATGGCGttcaacagacagaaatattCCGAAAGTATGATCAAGTGCGAGGAGATCTTCAAGCCCTTACCCAAACAAGacagaccaatcagaacagtgctCACCATGGGGATAGCAGGCATCGGCAAAACAGTGCTGACTCAGAAGTTCATGCTGGACTGGTCAGAGGGGAAAGCCAATCAAGACATCCTGCTCCTGTTTTCAGTTCCTTTTAGGGAGTTgaatttgttaaaaaataagaaGCAAAGCTTGATGGAGCTCCTGTGTAACTTCTCTTCAGACCTGAAAGAATCTGGAATCAAAGACCTGAAAATTTACAAAGTTCTGTTCATATTGGATGGTCTCGACGAGTGCAGACTCCCTCTGGATTTCAAGGGAAATGAGAGATGTTGTGATGCTACGCAAGCAGCCTCAGTAGATGCTCTGCTGACAAACCTAATTGCAGGTAACCTGCTACCAGAAGCTAATCTGTGGATAACTACCCGACCTGCTGCCGCCAGCTGCATCCCTCCACAGTATGTTGACCGAGTGACTGAGATACGAGGCTTCAACAACCGACAGAAGGAGCAGTACTTCCACAAGAAAATTGAAGACGAAAACTTGGCCAAAAGAGTAATTGCAAACATAAGGTCAGCAAGAAGTCTCTACATCATGTGCCATGTACCGGTGTTTTGCTGGATTTCTTCTATTGTCCTGGGAAACATGTGTGccaaagcaggaggaggaaaaatgccaaagacTTTGACTCAGATGTACATCCACTTTCTGGCTCATCAGACCACAAAGAAGCATGTCAAGTACGGCGAGGAGCAAGAACTGGATGCCCAGGGGAATAACAAGGTGATCATGTCCCTTGGGAAGTTGGCCTTCCAGCAGCTGgagaaaggcaacctgatcttctatgagGAGGATCTCAGAGACTGTGGTATTGATGTCAAAGAAGCATCTGtgtactcaggagtgttcactCAAGTCTTCAGGGAAGAGTTCTGCATGCAGCAAAAAGTCTTCTGCTTTGTGCATCTGTCAGTTCAAGAGTTTCTTGCAGCTTTGTATGTCCATGTGATGTATAAGGTGTCTGCTGAAAACCTGATGATTGGATCTAAACAGATGACCCAAACAACGCCTGTATCCGAACTGCACAAAGCTGCAGTGGACAGAGCTTTACAAAGCAACAATGGCCACCTCGATCTCTTCCTGCGTTTCCTCCTCGGACTCTCTCTGGATTCCAGTCAGGCTCTGCTCAGAGACCTGAAGATACAGGTAGAAACCTGCGACTCCCAAAGTCATGAAGAAACCATCAGGTACATCAAAGAGAGAATCAGTCTTTTGACCCATCATCCAGAGAAATACATCAAtctcttccactgtctgaatgagcTAAACGACCACTCTCTGGTGGAGGAGATCCAGAGCTACATGGAGTCAGACCAAGACTCAGTGATGGACGAGCGCTCTGCAGCTCAGTGGGCAGCTCTGGTCTTTGTCTTGCTGACCTCACCAGAGAAGCCAGAGGAGATCCAGCTCAAGAAATACTGCAGGACAGAAGAAAGCCTTCTGAGGCTCCTACCAGCCATTAAAGCATCCAAATCAGCAAT GTTGAATGATTGTAATCTCACTGCACACTGCTGTGAGACTCTGTCCTCCACTCTCAGCTCAAACTCTAATGAGCTGAATCATTTAAATCTCAGTGACAACAACTTACAAGACTCAGGAATTAAACTTCTCTGCAACGGACTGAAGAGCCAACACTGCAGACTGAAGACGCTGAG GCTGAACCGATGCAGTCTCACCCAGAGATGCTGTGAGAACCTGGCTTCAGTCCTGAGTGCTTCATCACCTCTCAGAGAGTTCGATCTGAGTGACAACGACATCAGAGACTCAGGAGTTAAGCTGCTCTGCACTGGACTGGGAAATGTGGGCTGTAAACTGGAAACCATCAG GTTGTCATTCTGTAACATCACAGAGAAAGGTTGTGGTTTCTTGGCCTCAGCTGTGAAGTCCAACCCGTCCCACCTTGGAGAGCTGGAGTTGAGCTACAATCACCTTGGAGAAAGTGGAGTGAAGCTCATCTCTGAAGCTCTGGAGGAAGGACGATGTGAATTTACTAAATTCAG AGTCGACCACAATGCAGAACACTGGTTTACACCAGGACTGAGACAAT ATGCATGTGAGCTCACAGTGGATACAAACACAGCCCACAaactcctcatcctctctgacGAGAACCGAAAAGTTAGTCAGGCCCAAGAGGAGCAGCCGTATCCTGACCACCTGGACAGGTTTGACTACTGGACCCAAGTCCTGTTCCAACAGGGCCTGAGGGGCCGCTgctactgggaggtggagtgggagGGATACTGGGCTGGGATGGGAGTGACCTACAAGGACATCCGTCGCAAAGGTCATGACCATGACTGTGTGATGGGATACAATGGGATATCTTGGGGTCTGCACTGCTCTGCTCATGGTTACCGAGTGTATCATAACTACAAGAGCATCGTCCTTCATGTCCCTCTGGCTGGTTCTCGCAGACTGGCGGTGTATCTGGACTGGGAGGCTGGCAtcctgtccttctacagagtttCTACTGGAGGATCACTGACACACCTGCACACCTTCCACACCAAATTCACCAAACCACTGCACCCACTTTTTAAAGTTTGGGGTAGGGGCTCTTCAGTGAGGCTTGTTAAGTGA
- the LOC121905113 gene encoding NACHT, LRR and PYD domains-containing protein 12-like isoform X6, with protein sequence MNECGSEAGSESAQSDRSREYPPDFSMKRKQQQRATEAKKMRKSESRSSSSTISFMSAKSDQSKEYPPDFSTEPRTSRTSSQTASSFQQNPDTLKVFESKAVAIVKQAVKQHKKVLSTKHEGLFKEDEQEDEPPDSPVEFDDETSEAALKIALHVLRKMNEEEHAHTLEQSHYGELGVYQRKLKSSLKTKNENLLEGISAEQCPVPFKDIYTHIYLREGDSGGVNNEHEVRQIEMAFNRQKYSESMIKCEEIFKPLPKQDRPIRTVLTMGIAGIGKTVLTQKFMLDWSEGKANQDILLLFSVPFRELNLLKNKKQSLMELLCNFSSDLKESGIKDLKIYKVLFILDGLDECRLPLDFKGNERCCDATQAASVDALLTNLIAGNLLPEANLWITTRPAAASCIPPQYVDRVTEIRGFNNRQKEQYFHKKIEDENLAKRVIANIRSARSLYIMCHVPVFCWISSIVLGNMCAKAGGGKMPKTLTQMYIHFLAHQTTKKHVKYGEEQELDAQGNNKVIMSLGKLAFQQLEKGNLIFYEEDLRDCGIDVKEASVYSGVFTQVFREEFCMQQKVFCFVHLSVQEFLAALYVHVMYKVSAENLMIGSKQMTQTTPVSELHKAAVDRALQSNNGHLDLFLRFLLGLSLDSSQALLRDLKIQVETCDSQSHEETIRYIKERISLLTHHPEKYINLFHCLNELNDHSLVEEIQSYMESDQDSVMDERSAAQWAALVFVLLTSPEKPEEIQLKKYCRTEESLLRLLPAIKASKSAMLNDCNLTAHCCETLSSTLSSNSNELNHLNLSDNNLQDSGIKLLCNGLKSQHCRLKTLRLNRCSLTQRCCENLASVLSASSPLREFDLSDNDIRDSGVKLLCTGLGNVGCKLETIRLSFCNITEKGCGFLASAVKSNPSHLGELELSYNHLGESGVKLISEALEEGRCEFTKFRVDHNAEHWFTPGLRQCKFGLFSFFWSKICYGVHDALTLTTLTKEADWHYQ encoded by the exons ATGAATGAATGTGGATCTGAAGCTGGATCAGAATCTGCTCAGAGTGATCGCTCCAGAGAATATCCTCCAGACTTCAGCATGAAGcgcaaacaacaacaaag AGCCACTGAAGCCAAGAAGATGAGGAAATCTGAGAgtagatcatcatcatcaacaatcAGTTTTATGTCTGCTAAGAGTGATCAATCCAAAGAATATCCTCCAGACTTCAGCACTGAACCCAGAACTTCCAGAACAAG CAGCCAGACGGCATCAAGCTTTCAGCAGAACCCAGACACACTGAAG gTGTTTGAATCCAAAGCTGTGGCCATTGTAAAGCAAGCTGTGAAACAACATAAGAAGGTCCTTTCTACAAAACATGAAGGACTGTTTAAGGAAGACGAGCAGGAGGATGAACCCCCTGATTCGCCGGTTGAGTTTGATGATGAAACAAGTGAAGCAGCTCTGAAGATTGCCCTCCATGTTTTGAGGAAGATGAATGAGGAGGAACATGCTCACACACTTgaacaaa GTCATTATGGAGAACTTGGAGTGTATCAACGCAAACTAAAATCTTCCCTGAAGACGAAAAATGAGAACTTGTTGGAAGGGATAAGTGCAGAGCAATGCCCTGTGCCTTTCaaagacatttacacacatatctACCTGAGAGAGGGGGACAGTGGAGGAGTCAACAATGAACATGAAGTGAGACAAATTGAGATGGCGttcaacagacagaaatattCCGAAAGTATGATCAAGTGCGAGGAGATCTTCAAGCCCTTACCCAAACAAGacagaccaatcagaacagtgctCACCATGGGGATAGCAGGCATCGGCAAAACAGTGCTGACTCAGAAGTTCATGCTGGACTGGTCAGAGGGGAAAGCCAATCAAGACATCCTGCTCCTGTTTTCAGTTCCTTTTAGGGAGTTgaatttgttaaaaaataagaaGCAAAGCTTGATGGAGCTCCTGTGTAACTTCTCTTCAGACCTGAAAGAATCTGGAATCAAAGACCTGAAAATTTACAAAGTTCTGTTCATATTGGATGGTCTCGACGAGTGCAGACTCCCTCTGGATTTCAAGGGAAATGAGAGATGTTGTGATGCTACGCAAGCAGCCTCAGTAGATGCTCTGCTGACAAACCTAATTGCAGGTAACCTGCTACCAGAAGCTAATCTGTGGATAACTACCCGACCTGCTGCCGCCAGCTGCATCCCTCCACAGTATGTTGACCGAGTGACTGAGATACGAGGCTTCAACAACCGACAGAAGGAGCAGTACTTCCACAAGAAAATTGAAGACGAAAACTTGGCCAAAAGAGTAATTGCAAACATAAGGTCAGCAAGAAGTCTCTACATCATGTGCCATGTACCGGTGTTTTGCTGGATTTCTTCTATTGTCCTGGGAAACATGTGTGccaaagcaggaggaggaaaaatgccaaagacTTTGACTCAGATGTACATCCACTTTCTGGCTCATCAGACCACAAAGAAGCATGTCAAGTACGGCGAGGAGCAAGAACTGGATGCCCAGGGGAATAACAAGGTGATCATGTCCCTTGGGAAGTTGGCCTTCCAGCAGCTGgagaaaggcaacctgatcttctatgagGAGGATCTCAGAGACTGTGGTATTGATGTCAAAGAAGCATCTGtgtactcaggagtgttcactCAAGTCTTCAGGGAAGAGTTCTGCATGCAGCAAAAAGTCTTCTGCTTTGTGCATCTGTCAGTTCAAGAGTTTCTTGCAGCTTTGTATGTCCATGTGATGTATAAGGTGTCTGCTGAAAACCTGATGATTGGATCTAAACAGATGACCCAAACAACGCCTGTATCCGAACTGCACAAAGCTGCAGTGGACAGAGCTTTACAAAGCAACAATGGCCACCTCGATCTCTTCCTGCGTTTCCTCCTCGGACTCTCTCTGGATTCCAGTCAGGCTCTGCTCAGAGACCTGAAGATACAGGTAGAAACCTGCGACTCCCAAAGTCATGAAGAAACCATCAGGTACATCAAAGAGAGAATCAGTCTTTTGACCCATCATCCAGAGAAATACATCAAtctcttccactgtctgaatgagcTAAACGACCACTCTCTGGTGGAGGAGATCCAGAGCTACATGGAGTCAGACCAAGACTCAGTGATGGACGAGCGCTCTGCAGCTCAGTGGGCAGCTCTGGTCTTTGTCTTGCTGACCTCACCAGAGAAGCCAGAGGAGATCCAGCTCAAGAAATACTGCAGGACAGAAGAAAGCCTTCTGAGGCTCCTACCAGCCATTAAAGCATCCAAATCAGCAAT GTTGAATGATTGTAATCTCACTGCACACTGCTGTGAGACTCTGTCCTCCACTCTCAGCTCAAACTCTAATGAGCTGAATCATTTAAATCTCAGTGACAACAACTTACAAGACTCAGGAATTAAACTTCTCTGCAACGGACTGAAGAGCCAACACTGCAGACTGAAGACGCTGAG GCTGAACCGATGCAGTCTCACCCAGAGATGCTGTGAGAACCTGGCTTCAGTCCTGAGTGCTTCATCACCTCTCAGAGAGTTCGATCTGAGTGACAACGACATCAGAGACTCAGGAGTTAAGCTGCTCTGCACTGGACTGGGAAATGTGGGCTGTAAACTGGAAACCATCAG GTTGTCATTCTGTAACATCACAGAGAAAGGTTGTGGTTTCTTGGCCTCAGCTGTGAAGTCCAACCCGTCCCACCTTGGAGAGCTGGAGTTGAGCTACAATCACCTTGGAGAAAGTGGAGTGAAGCTCATCTCTGAAGCTCTGGAGGAAGGACGATGTGAATTTACTAAATTCAG AGTCGACCACAATGCAGAACACTGGTTTACACCAGGACTGAGACAATGTAAGtttggacttttttcttttttttggtcaaaaatCTGCTATGGAGTACATGATGCACTAACTCTGACAACTCTGACTAAGGAGGCTGACTGGCACTACCAGTGA